Proteins encoded in a region of the Chloroflexota bacterium genome:
- a CDS encoding DUF5317 domain-containing protein, translated as MILLFAVVVAFVVSLVTGGRPERLAHVSIRWAWLAPLVFAAQAYLIYHPAPHAEGLLSIRALVMVISYGLLIPLMWVNRRLPGMKLIALGLALNFTVMIANGGYMPITREALTQSGLAHLILGEQPGARVLNTKDILLPRDATRLWWLSDVFVIPPPAPISGVFSVGDVVIAAGAFWFLYKHMHASTDALWRKEPA; from the coding sequence ATGATCCTACTCTTTGCGGTCGTCGTCGCTTTCGTGGTGAGCCTGGTGACAGGCGGACGTCCCGAGCGGCTGGCTCACGTCTCGATCCGTTGGGCGTGGCTGGCGCCGCTCGTCTTCGCCGCACAGGCTTATCTGATCTACCATCCAGCGCCGCATGCGGAGGGCCTGCTGAGCATCCGCGCGCTGGTGATGGTGATCTCCTACGGACTGCTGATCCCACTCATGTGGGTGAACCGGCGTCTTCCCGGTATGAAGCTTATCGCTTTGGGCCTGGCCTTGAACTTCACCGTCATGATCGCGAACGGCGGGTATATGCCCATCACCCGGGAGGCCCTAACTCAAAGCGGGCTCGCACACCTGATCCTGGGTGAGCAGCCCGGGGCGCGAGTGCTCAACACCAAGGACATCCTGTTGCCGCGAGATGCGACCAGGCTGTGGTGGCTCTCCGACGTCTTCGTGATCCCCCCACCGGCGCCCATCAGCGGAGTTTTCAGCGTGGGGGATGTGGTGATCGCGGCCGGGGCGTTCTGGTTTCTGTACAAACATATGCATGCGTCAACTGACGCCTTGTGGCGAAAAGAGCCTGCATAG
- a CDS encoding acetamidase, whose product MKRATRDILYFEIGADNAPTLRVQPGEVFEVETQLNRGPWLDTHPDGERLREQLYGGNPSSGCIYVEGAQPGQMLTVHIGEIDLDPMGFTSFSGSTGAMPAWLGGSGVGAHHRIVEIRDGFVHWDERIRFPVAPMIGFVGVAPARERYHNGWGGYWGGNFDVQEITTGAAVQLAVHVPGALLHIGDMHALQGDGEICGAGGIEASGRVRIRCELSEKPPSMFWPRIIDETHIMTAAMARPAEDAFRHALEAMVLWLEESYGFTRGDAYLFLGQVLEARCTQFVNPTFTYIAKVPRRYLE is encoded by the coding sequence ATGAAAAGAGCGACACGAGATATCCTGTACTTTGAGATCGGGGCCGACAACGCGCCCACGCTGCGCGTGCAGCCGGGCGAGGTATTTGAGGTGGAGACGCAACTCAACCGGGGGCCCTGGCTGGACACACATCCAGATGGGGAACGACTGCGAGAGCAGCTATACGGCGGCAATCCCTCCAGTGGCTGTATCTATGTGGAGGGCGCCCAACCGGGGCAGATGCTCACGGTCCACATCGGTGAGATCGATCTGGACCCGATGGGGTTCACCAGCTTCAGCGGGAGCACCGGGGCCATGCCCGCCTGGCTGGGCGGCTCCGGCGTCGGCGCTCATCACCGCATTGTGGAGATTCGGGACGGGTTCGTCCATTGGGACGAGCGGATTCGATTCCCCGTCGCCCCCATGATCGGGTTCGTCGGCGTGGCTCCGGCCCGCGAGCGCTATCACAACGGCTGGGGCGGGTATTGGGGGGGCAACTTCGACGTACAGGAGATCACTACCGGCGCGGCCGTGCAGCTTGCGGTACACGTCCCGGGAGCACTGCTGCACATCGGCGACATGCACGCCCTCCAGGGCGATGGGGAGATCTGCGGCGCGGGCGGGATCGAGGCCAGCGGCCGCGTGCGGATCCGCTGCGAGCTCTCGGAGAAGCCGCCGTCCATGTTCTGGCCGCGCATCATCGACGAAACCCACATCATGACGGCGGCGATGGCCCGGCCAGCTGAGGACGCGTTCCGCCACGCCCTGGAGGCCATGGTGCTCTGGCTGGAGGAATCATACGGCTTCACGCGCGGGGACGCCTATCTCTTCCTGGGCCAGGTGCTGGAGGCGCGCTGTACCCAGTTCGTCAATCCCACATTCACCTACATCGCCAAAGTGCCGCGACGCTACCTGGAGTAA
- a CDS encoding carbon-nitrogen hydrolase family protein: MSRVCIAAAQVAPAYLDLEASLATADRWIAEAGKQGVQLLVFPETWLPGYPFWLDVSPEMGLWDYAPTKAVFRRLFENSVDVPGPVTERLGKAARRAGLNLVMGINERDGGTLYNTILYFSEDGELLGKHRKLIPTYTERLVWGRGDGSTLTVVDTPVGRVGGLVCWEHWMPLARQAMHDQRETFHAALWPTVREILLVASRAYAFEGRCFVVAAGSVLRREHLPTGLALLDSLEGDGPWMRGGSAIIGPDGAVIAGPAGEEETLLTAEIDPGRILEELMTLDVSGHYARPDVFTLYVHSDPQTPAG, encoded by the coding sequence ATGTCTCGGGTGTGCATCGCGGCCGCGCAGGTGGCGCCGGCCTATCTGGATCTGGAAGCCTCCCTGGCCACCGCCGATCGGTGGATCGCCGAGGCCGGCAAACAGGGCGTGCAGCTGCTAGTCTTCCCCGAGACCTGGCTGCCGGGCTATCCCTTCTGGCTGGATGTCAGCCCGGAGATGGGGCTATGGGATTACGCGCCCACCAAAGCCGTGTTCCGCCGCCTGTTTGAAAACAGCGTAGACGTCCCCGGCCCGGTCACCGAGCGGCTGGGGAAGGCGGCTCGCCGCGCCGGGCTGAACCTGGTGATGGGGATCAACGAGCGCGACGGTGGTACGCTTTATAACACGATCCTCTACTTCTCGGAGGATGGCGAGCTGCTGGGCAAGCATCGCAAGTTGATCCCCACCTACACCGAGCGGCTGGTGTGGGGACGGGGTGACGGCAGCACGTTAACCGTCGTGGACACGCCGGTGGGGCGCGTCGGTGGGCTGGTGTGCTGGGAACATTGGATGCCACTGGCGCGTCAGGCCATGCATGACCAGAGGGAGACCTTCCATGCCGCGCTGTGGCCAACGGTCAGGGAGATCCTGTTGGTGGCCTCCCGCGCCTACGCCTTCGAGGGGCGTTGTTTCGTGGTGGCCGCGGGCTCGGTGCTGCGCCGCGAGCACCTGCCCACCGGGCTGGCGTTGCTGGACAGCCTGGAGGGCGACGGCCCATGGATGCGAGGCGGCTCGGCCATTATCGGGCCGGATGGGGCCGTCATCGCCGGCCCGGCCGGGGAGGAGGAGACCTTGCTGACCGCAGAGATCGATCCCGGCCGCATCCTGGAGGAACTGATGACGCTAGACGTCAGCGGCCACTACGCCCGACCGGACGTGTTCACCCTGTACGTCCACAGCGACCCACAGACGCCGGCCGGGTAG
- a CDS encoding uroporphyrinogen-III decarboxylase-like protein, whose product MPKETMTPRERWLAVLTRQQPDRVPMDYWATPEATAKLMKHLGCSSEREMLQKLHVDFVVSVSPRYVGPPIPEGYDVFGCGYQDVDYGTGVYRECVYHPLAQYRSVEEIERNYTWPDPDWWDYSDIPEQVKGNEMYPIRGGGSEPFLIYKDLRGQELAFMDLVLNPEMVHYCLDKLFDLAYENTRRIFEQIPGQVMLSYVAEDMGGQDDLMFSPAQIHEFLIPRMKRMIDLVHEAGAFVFHHNDGNCRRIIPDMIEAGIDILNPIQWRAKGMDREGLKRDFGDKLVFHGAMDNQYTLPFGTVEEVRQEVLDNLRILGEGGGYILAPCHNIQAVSPPENIVAMYETCYEYGWT is encoded by the coding sequence ATGCCCAAAGAGACGATGACCCCTCGCGAGCGGTGGCTGGCCGTGCTCACCCGCCAGCAGCCGGATCGGGTGCCCATGGATTACTGGGCCACTCCGGAGGCCACGGCCAAGCTGATGAAGCATCTCGGCTGCAGCAGCGAGCGGGAGATGTTGCAGAAGCTACACGTGGACTTCGTCGTTTCCGTGTCCCCGCGCTATGTCGGCCCGCCGATCCCCGAAGGGTACGATGTCTTCGGCTGCGGCTACCAGGATGTGGACTACGGCACCGGGGTGTATCGGGAGTGCGTCTATCACCCCCTCGCCCAATATCGTTCAGTGGAGGAGATCGAGCGCAATTACACCTGGCCTGATCCGGACTGGTGGGACTACTCCGATATCCCGGAGCAGGTGAAAGGGAACGAGATGTATCCCATCCGCGGGGGTGGCTCGGAGCCGTTCCTCATTTACAAAGACCTGCGCGGCCAGGAGCTGGCGTTTATGGATCTGGTGCTCAACCCGGAGATGGTCCACTACTGCCTGGACAAGCTCTTCGACCTGGCCTACGAGAACACCCGTCGCATTTTCGAGCAGATCCCCGGTCAGGTGATGCTGAGCTATGTGGCCGAGGACATGGGGGGACAGGATGACCTGATGTTCTCCCCGGCCCAGATCCATGAGTTCCTGATCCCGCGCATGAAGCGCATGATCGACCTGGTACATGAGGCGGGGGCGTTCGTCTTCCATCACAATGACGGCAACTGCCGGCGCATCATCCCGGACATGATCGAGGCGGGGATCGACATCCTCAATCCGATCCAGTGGCGGGCCAAGGGGATGGATCGGGAGGGGCTGAAGCGGGACTTTGGGGACAAGCTCGTGTTCCACGGCGCCATGGACAATCAGTATACGCTGCCCTTTGGCACGGTGGAGGAGGTGCGGCAGGAGGTGCTGGATAACCTGCGGATCCTGGGCGAGGGCGGCGGATATATCCTGGCGCCGTGTCACAACATCCAGGCCGTGAGCCCGCCGGAGAACATCGTCGCCATGTATGAGACATGCTACGAGTACGGGTGGACGTAG
- a CDS encoding TetR/AcrR family transcriptional regulator — translation MNRTEDRRAQILQAAMVCFARHGYHRTTMDEIVRESGLSKGSLYWYFKSKKELFLSIIDAWISGINQTLQELSQMEEMTWADRLRRAAELIAEDIAKQRDFASLTLEFWAQMQQDEQVRERMVRIYQETVDVLQRFIAAGIQAGEFHPTDPRAAAAVLIAAFDGMMLQWSMMPDQLHWPDLSHMIMDIFLHGLEAR, via the coding sequence ATGAACAGGACGGAGGATCGGCGGGCACAGATCTTGCAGGCCGCCATGGTATGCTTTGCCCGCCACGGCTATCACCGCACGACGATGGACGAGATCGTGCGGGAGAGCGGACTGAGCAAGGGGAGCTTATACTGGTACTTCAAGAGCAAAAAGGAGCTGTTCCTCTCCATCATCGACGCGTGGATCTCGGGGATCAACCAGACGCTCCAGGAGCTCTCCCAGATGGAGGAGATGACGTGGGCCGATCGGCTGCGGCGCGCGGCCGAGCTGATCGCCGAGGATATCGCCAAACAGCGCGACTTCGCCTCGCTCACGCTGGAGTTCTGGGCGCAGATGCAGCAGGACGAGCAGGTGAGAGAGCGCATGGTTCGCATCTATCAGGAGACCGTGGACGTGCTACAGCGCTTCATCGCCGCGGGCATTCAGGCGGGGGAGTTCCACCCGACCGACCCGCGGGCGGCGGCCGCGGTGCTCATCGCCGCGTTCGACGGGATGATGCTCCAATGGTCCATGATGCCGGATCAGCTCCACTGGCCCGATCTCAGCCATATGATCATGGACATCTTCCTCCACGGACTGGAAGCGCGTTGA
- a CDS encoding ABC transporter ATP-binding protein, translating to MTPFDTDLAIQAVELTKTFGDVTAVDGLNLAIRPGEIFGLIGPDGAGKTTTIRLLAAVMVPSSGQALVGGFDTVRQAEDIRKIIGYMPQHFSLYGDLTVLENLNFFADVFGVRGSERRAQIDRLLAFARLEEFTDRRAAHLSGGMQKKLALACALIHRPRILFLDEPTTGVDPISRREFWDILSDLHVQGVTLFVSTPYMDEAEHCSRVGLMFRGQIIERGTPDEIKALVPGQLLAVWTRDLLRARRVVAALEGVYEVQTYGDLLHVFVDDAEKRQPEVEAALRGADVPFEQIRRSIPRMEEAFISLIRRQLEGERGPTQSSGSRP from the coding sequence ATGACACCCTTCGACACGGATCTGGCGATCCAGGCGGTGGAGCTGACGAAGACGTTCGGCGACGTGACGGCGGTGGACGGTCTGAACCTGGCCATCCGCCCCGGGGAGATCTTCGGGCTCATCGGCCCGGACGGCGCCGGCAAGACCACGACGATCCGCCTGCTGGCGGCTGTGATGGTGCCCAGCAGCGGCCAGGCCCTCGTGGGCGGCTTCGACACCGTGCGGCAGGCGGAGGACATACGCAAGATCATCGGCTATATGCCCCAACACTTCAGCCTCTACGGCGATCTGACGGTGCTGGAGAACCTGAACTTCTTCGCCGACGTGTTCGGCGTCCGCGGCTCAGAGCGCCGTGCGCAGATCGACCGGCTCCTGGCCTTCGCCCGCCTGGAGGAGTTCACCGACCGCCGCGCCGCGCACCTCTCCGGCGGGATGCAGAAGAAGCTGGCCCTGGCCTGCGCGTTGATCCATCGCCCGCGCATCCTGTTCCTGGACGAGCCCACCACCGGCGTCGACCCCATCTCCCGCCGCGAGTTTTGGGACATCCTGTCCGATCTACACGTGCAGGGCGTGACCCTCTTCGTCAGCACGCCGTACATGGACGAGGCGGAGCATTGCTCGCGCGTGGGGTTGATGTTCCGGGGGCAGATCATCGAACGGGGCACGCCGGACGAGATCAAGGCGCTGGTGCCGGGGCAGTTGTTGGCGGTATGGACCCGGGACCTGCTCCGGGCCCGGCGGGTGGTCGCCGCCCTGGAGGGCGTCTACGAGGTGCAAACCTACGGCGATCTGCTGCACGTCTTCGTGGACGACGCCGAAAAACGGCAGCCGGAGGTGGAGGCTGCCTTGAGGGGCGCCGACGTGCCCTTCGAGCAGATCCGGCGCAGCATCCCGCGCATGGAAGAGGCGTTCATCTCCCTGATCCGCAGGCAGTTAGAGGGCGAACGTGGACCTACACAAAGTTCGGGCAGTCGTCCGTAA